A segment of the Streptomyces sp. NBC_01235 genome:
CCTCGCGTCCCTGCCTCCCGGAGTGCGGCTGTGCAACGCGCGCGGGGTGCACGAGGCGAGTACCGCCGAGCTCACGCTCACGTTGGTCCTCGCGTCGCTGCGCGGGGTTCCCGACTTCGTGCGGGCCCAGGACAGGGGGGAGTGGCTGGGCGGGTTCCGGCCCGCGCTCGCCGACCGGAACGTGCTCATCGTCGGGTACGGCTCCATCGGTTCCGCCATCGAGGACCGGCTCGTGCCCTTCGAGGTGGCGCGGGTGGCGCGCGTCGCGCGCTCATGGCGCACGACGGCGCGCGGTCCCGTGCATCCGATCGCCGAACTGCCCGCCCTGCTCCCCGAGGCGGACGTCGTGATCGTGTCCACGCCGCTGAACGAGAGCACGCTCGGCCTGGTCGACGCCGAGTTCCTGGCCCGGATGAAGGACGGCGCGCTGCTGGTCAACGTGGCCCGCGGCCCGGTCGTCGACACCAAGGCGCTGCTCGCCGAACTGGAGAGCGGCCGCCTCACCGCCGCCCTGGACGTCACCGACCCCGAACCCCTGCCCCCGGGGCACCCGTTGTGGAGTGCGCCGGGTGTCCTCGTCAGCCCGCACGTCGGCGGGCCCACCTCCGCCTTCCTGCCGCGCGCCGAGCGACTCCTGGTGGACCAGTTGGACCGCTTCGTGAACCGGCGGCCGCTGCGCAACGTGATCCTTACGACGGGCACGGCGAACGGATCGTGACGGCGATGGCAGTCCTGTAGTCCGGTTCGGGCACCCTCCGCAGTCCCCCGGACGCGGTCCGTACCTCTTCCGGGCGCATATGCCGATGATCGTCACGCAGCGTAGAGGAACTATGTCCCTGAGTGACGAGACTGGTGTATCGTCCCGACAGGGGCTGCGCCGCGCACTTCGGCGCCAGGGATGGACATTTCAGACTTGTGAGGGGGGCGACGGGCGATGCACGGCCTATGGACGAACGATCCGACGCGGCGGAGCCGCCGACGGCGACCCTGGCGCTCGGCCGCGCGCGAACACGGTCACGGTGCCCACCACGGCCATCACCACCGCAGGTGCGGCAGCCACCGGAAGCACGCGCAGCCGACGCCCCGGGACCCGAGGGATCCGGGAGTGACGCGGACCGGGGGGACCCGGTGAGTTCGCCGCCGACCTCCACGACCCTCCTCGACGGAGCACTGCGGACGCAGTCTCCGACGGGGACACCGCGCACCGCGCCGCCGTCCGCCGGCGGCCCCGGATCGAGCCTGGTCCACCAACTGCTGCTGGCTCTCATGTGCGCGGGATACGCCGTCGGTTCCGCGCTCGGCTGGGGCTCCGACGAA
Coding sequences within it:
- a CDS encoding 2-hydroxyacid dehydrogenase, whose product is MSADVWLPIPPEEIEGLPEGPNYRFWNGAEDFPADPADCAFYVVPYMKPAEVGQRPLPAMSALEVVQTLSAGIDHVQPALASLPPGVRLCNARGVHEASTAELTLTLVLASLRGVPDFVRAQDRGEWLGGFRPALADRNVLIVGYGSIGSAIEDRLVPFEVARVARVARSWRTTARGPVHPIAELPALLPEADVVIVSTPLNESTLGLVDAEFLARMKDGALLVNVARGPVVDTKALLAELESGRLTAALDVTDPEPLPPGHPLWSAPGVLVSPHVGGPTSAFLPRAERLLVDQLDRFVNRRPLRNVILTTGTANGS